Part of the Acidobacteriota bacterium genome, CCGGTGCCTGATATTCGCCGTGTCCGTTCATTAATTGGCACCTCCGTTCGGCTGGGCGGCCGGGCTTGCGGCCGGCGCCGGTGTTGCTGTTGCCGCGGGCTGAGTGCCCGAGTTCATTCTCATTATCTGTTCAGGATTTTGGCTCGCCTGGAGCGTCCGAATGTAAGCCACGATCGCCCAGCGGTCCGCTACCGGAATCATTGCCTTCTGGCCGGTCATACGTCCCCAACCATTTGAGATCACGTCAAAGAAATGTCCGACCGGAGCACCACGCAGCCGGTCAATGTGATACGACGGCGGCCGTACGAACCCGCGGCGGACGATCATGCCGTCGCCCGCACCGACCGGACCGTGGCAAACGATACAGTTGATCTTGTAACGCTGTTCGCCGCGGTCGATCAACTCTTTTGTAACCGGTATCGGGAACTCGTCGATCGCGTTCGGAAAGCTCGTCACAACCGTGTTGCCGCTTGCGTCGGTCGAGGTCTGAACCTGTGCATTCGGGTCCGGGTTATCGATCTTGCCGGTATAGAAGGCCTTGTTTTCCTTCAACAAGCCGCGAGCGACCGTTCCCTCAACCATGTCGCGCGAAGCACGCCCATCGGCAAAGAAATCGCTCTTCTTATAGGCCTTGTAACGCGGCTGGTCCTGCATATCGAACCGAACTCCGCAGCCGGAGGCAACCATCGCAATCGCGAAAAGGCAGGCGATGAAAACACTGCGAGCAGGATTATTCTTCAACATCGAACACCTCCTGCGGCTTAAGTTCGCCAAGAAACGCCTTGGTCTCGTCATAATCGTATTTCGAATCGGCCGCCTCGACCAGCAAAAAGAACTTTTCACGCGAAGCGAGCGCGAATCGCGGCACATTGAAGACCGGATGATATGGCCTCGGCAGCCCATTGAGAAAAAGCATTCCGAAAACCGCCGTAAAGCCCGCGAGCAGGATCGTCAGCTCGTAAGACGGCGGAACGAATGCCGGCCAACTTAGGTACGGCCGCCCGCCGACGTTCATCGGATAATCGATATAGTGGACAAAAACCTGGAGCCCGATGCCGAGGCAAAGTCCCGCGAGTCCGCCAAAAAACACCAGCACCGGAAGAATGCTCCGCTTGATCCCCAACGCCTCATCGATCTCGTGAAGCGGAAATGGCGAAAAGGCGTCGGTCTTGGTGTACCCGGCCTCGCGCACTCGATTTGCCGCATCGACCAGATCGGTCGCGGTATCGAATTCAGCCATTAAGCCGTACAGTTTCTTCTGCATAACAATAAACCTGGCTCAGTTACTTTCCGCCTTCGCTGTTAGGCGGGTCCGTTCGGTCGTAGGTCTCCTCGACGACGACCACATTCTCCTCAAAATCCTGATGGTGCCCGTGCACATTCGCTTCCGGGAGTAGCGTTCTGACCTCAAAGATCGAGATGATCGGAACGAACCGGATGAACAGATAGAGCAGCGTGAAAAAGAACCCGATGGTGCCGACGAACATCGACCAATCGAAGACGGTCGGCGAATACATAGCCCATGACGAGGGCAGGAAGTCGCGGTTCAAGCTTGTAACGATGATCACAAACCGCTCAAGCCACATACCAACGCTGACAACCAGCGAGATCATGAACAGCCAGAAGGCGCTTTCCCTGAATTTCTTGAACCACAGCAACTGGATGGACATACCGTTGCAGAGGATCAGCAGCCAATAAGACCACCAGTACGGCCCTTCCCAAATTCGGTTCTTCATCATGAACCATTCGTACTCTGCCGCACTATACCAGGCGAAAAAACCTTCCATCGCGTAGCCATAAACCACGATCAGCCCGGTCGCGAGCATCACCTTTCCCATATAGGTGAGGTGGGTGTCCGTGATGAAATCCTTCATGTTGTAAAGGATCCGGAGCGGAATAACGAGGATCAGAACCATCGCGAACCCGGCAAAGATCGCACCCGCAACAAAGTACGGCGGGAAGATCGTTGCGTGCCATCCCGGCAGTTGAGAAACGGCGAAGTCGAAGGACACGATCGAGTGGACAGAGAGAACCAGCGGTGTCGAAAGCCCGGCAAGCAGGAGATAAGCTATCTCATAGCGATGCCAATGGCGTGCACTTCCTCGCCAGCCCCAGGAAAGCAGGCCGTAAACAGCCTTGAAGAATTTATTCTTTGCCCGGTCCCGGAGCGTTGCAAAGTCCGGGATGAGGCCGACGTACCAGAAAAGCAGCGAGATCGTCGCATAGGTCGAGACTGCAAAGACGTCCCAGATGAGCGGCGAGCGAAACTGCGGCCAGATGCCCATCGTGTTCGGGTACGGGAAAAGCCAGTAAGCCGCCAGCCACGGACGGCCCGTGTGCAAGAGCGGGAACATCGCGGCGCAGGCCACGGCGAAGAGCGTCATCGCCTCCGCAAAACGGTTGATCGAGGTCCGCCACTTCTGATTAAGCAGCAAAAGGATCGCCGAAATGAGCGTTCCGGCGTGGCCGATGCCGATCCACCAAACGAAGTTGATGATGTCGAAGGCCCAGCCGACCGGTTGGTTGTTGCCCCAGATTCCGATACCGCGGGCGAGCAGCACCACTACCGAGAACAAGAGAAGCTGTGCGACGATGAACGAGATCGCAAAACCGATGTACCAATGGAACGGCGTTCTCCGCTTTAGCGAAAGGTCGCCGATCTTATCGGATACGGTCCCGAACGAATGGTCGCCCTCCACCATTGGAGGATAGATCCTTTCTTGTATTTCTTTGATGTCTGACATATCATTTCGGCCGCCGTCCGGCCCGAATCGATCATCCGGCCTTTGGTCAGGTCACCCCGCCCGCGGCCATCAAGCATTAATGTCCGTCGTTGCCCTCTTTCTTTGCCGCAGTTTCCGGCTTCGCGTGCGAGACCTTCTTGATCTTCGGCTTTACATAGCCCGGCATCTCGGGGTTCGGATTCTTGACATCCGGCAAATAGGTCGTCCGCGGCTGTGTGTTCAACTCATTGAGCAAGTTGTAGTTACGCGGATCGACCTTGACCTTCGCGACCTTGCTGAGCGGGTCGTTCATATCGCCGAAAACTATCGCACCGGTCGGGCAGACCGACTGGCAGGCCGTCAGAACCTCGCCATCGCGGACACGGCGTCCTTCCTTCTCTGCCTCGATGCGAGCTTCGGAGATACGCTGAGTGCAGTAAGTACATTTCTCCATCACGCCGCGGCTGCGGATCGAAACCTCGGGGTTTCGCATAAGCTTGTACTGCGGCGTATCCCAGTCCTGATAAAGGAAGAAATTGAACCGGCGAACCTTGTACGGGCAGTTGTTTGAGCAATACCGCGTACCGACACAACGGTTATAAACCATGTCGTTGAGGCCTTCCGGATTGTGAACGGTTGCCGTTACCGGGCAAACGACCTCGCACGGTGCCATTTCGCACTGCATACACAGCACCGGCTGGAAGTGCGGGCCTTCGGGCTTGCTGACGTCGCTGCCGCCGTAGTAGGTATCGATACGCATCCAGTGCATCTCGCGGGCACGAGCGACCTGTTCCTTGCCTACGACCGGGATATTGTTTTCCGATTGGCAAGCCAGCACGCAGGCGTTGCAGCCGACGCATGAACTGAGGTCGATCGACATCGCCCACTTGTGGTTCTCGGCGTACCATTTGTCGTACTCGGGCGTGTTATACATCGACTTCGACTTGAAGTCGTCCTGCTTGCCCTTTGTGACGTGCTCTTCGTAATGGTTAACGTCCCAAACGCGGAGCAGATCGCGGCCTTCCATGTTGAAGTGAATCTGCGCGGATGCAATGGTCGTGGTTTCGGCGGTCTTCAAAATATCGCCGAAGCCGAACGTCATCGCATCGGAACGCTGCACCTGAAACGCATTGTAGCCAAGGCCGGTTCCAACATTTCCGGCTCGCGTACGGCCGTAGCCCATGTAGATCGTTATAACGTCATCGGGCTGGCCCGGAGCGATCCACATCGGGACGCCGTCAAGCTCTTGCCCCTGATAGGTCAGCTTGACCACGTCCGAAAACATATTGTTGCCGTGGCTGTTGATAAAGGCAGTGGGCCGTTCACCGCCGGACTGTTCACGAGCATCGTTCGAGCGGTTGATGCCAAGCCGGGCGGCGGTCGCCGGGCTGATCAGGCCGACGTTGTCCCAGGTGATCTTGGTCAGCGGGTTCGGAAGTTCCTGCATCCAGCCGTTGTTGGCAAAGCGACCGTCGTAAACCGAAGGATCAGGCAGGATCGTCACCTCAAGCGGCCCGCTGCCTGAATTTGCCGCGGCCGGCTGGCTGAGAAATGCAGTATTTGCTGAGACCGCCTTTGCCGGATATGCACTATTGGCGAGGAATCCGTCATGAACCGCACGCCGCCAATTGTCCTCAAAGGTGCTAGGAGCAGATGTAGCCGCGGGAGTTGCTGCTGCCGATGGCTGAGCGTTTGTGTTTGAATTCGCGGCCGTGTTCGCGTTTGCCGCTACAGCTACCGGAGCCGGTGCGGGTGCCGTGGCCCCGATGTTCTGCGTCTGCCAGTATTCGCGTACGATGTCGTAGTCTTTCTTTTCAAAGTTCTCGCGGAAGAAAAGCTGCGTCAGCTCGTGTACCGATTTTCCGCCATAGAGCGGCTCGATAAGCGGCTGGGTCATCGTGACAGTGCCATCATACGCACGGCCGTCGCTCCACATTTCGAGGAAGTGCTTCTCCGGCACATGCCAATGGCAGATCTCGGCTGTCTCATCAAAATGCAGCCCGAGGTGAACACGCATAGGGACTTTTGTGTCCTGCGTCCCTTCGGGAACGAATCGCTTGAAGTTGAGCTTGAGGTCGGCGGGGGTTGAATAAACGGGATTTCCGCCCATCATCACCAGCATTTTCACCCGTCCGGCGTCGATGTCGGCGACCAATTCGCTAAGCTGTTCGATCTGCGGCCGATCGGCATTTGCTGCCAGCGGGTCGGTGTAAACAACCGTTTCGCCGACGTTGCCGAGAGCTGCGTTCATCGCATGTGCAATTGCGTGAACGGCCGGCGGCTGATTATCGCCGGCGACGACGAGCGAACGGCCGCGGAAGGCCGAAAGGTCTTTCGCCATCACGGCGATCCAGTCCGAATTTTCCGTATAAGTGCTGCTCGCACCGCCAACGCCGACGGCCGCGGCGATCGCCTTTGCGACCTCGGTCATCTGGCTCGGCTTGACCGCCAGACGGTGGTCCGCCTTCGCTCCGGTGAGCGTCATCGTCGTTTCGATGGCATAGAGGCGGCTGATCTCTTTGTTCTCTTCAGAATAGCGGCGGGCCTTGGCAAAATCCGCCATGTACCGGACGTTCGAGCCCGAGAAGATGTCCGAATCGAGCGAAAGCACGCGCATTGCCCGGTCAAACCTATAAACCGTGTTCACAGGCGAACCGAAAGCGAGCTTTGCCCCTTCGTGGACATTATCCTTGTTGACCGGCTCGTATTGGACCCATTTCAAATTCGGAAGTTGGGTCTGAAGTTGCCGGATCTGCGCTTGCAGGGTCGGCGAGGTCACGGTCGGCGTGAGGAAGCGGATGCCCGCACCTCCATCGGCGCGGTTCTCGTTTATGGAGGACCGCATTGCCGTAACGAAGTTCTGCCAGGAGTTCGGTGCACCGCGGTACATTACCTTCTGCGAACGATCCGGGTCATACATGTCCAAGATCGCCGCCTGTGCGTAAATGTCGGTCGCCCCGAGGCTTGCCGGGTGCTGCGGATTGCCTTCGATCTTGATCGGCCGGCCCTCGAACGACTTGGCGAGCACGCCGGTGGCGACCCCGCCCATCGTCATCGCGGTTGCAAAAAAGAGTGGTTTGCCCGGGAGCATGTCCTCATTGGGCCGGACATAGGGCACGATCTTTTCCGGCGGTTGAATGACGCACCCCGAAAGGCCGGCAAGGGCGAGCGAGGCACCCATCACCTTGATAAAGTTGCGGCGGCTGAGGCTGTTGTCCCATTCCTCGGCCTGGATCGGGAATTCTCCCTTGACGAATTCCTCGAACTCCGGCCGGTCGGCCAGTTCTTCAAGGCTCCGCCAATAGTCCTTGCCGCTGTTTTCCGCGAGAATTTCGTCTCGCAGTTTTGCAAAGTTTTGTATGCTTTCCTGACTAGGCATCATCAATGATTCCTTTCCCTTTCCGGTAAACGATCAACGGCAGCCACTAACGGTGACACACCGAGCAGCTCGTCAACATTTCGCGGCTGCGGATCTTGTATTCTTGCTTGAGCTGAACACGTGCTTCGGTCGAAAGGTCGCTATCCTTCCAACGCATGTTATATATCTCAGATTTCGGCCTGATGAACTTCTCCGGCTCGCGGTGGCAAGCGAGGCACCACTCCATTTGAAGCGTATTTTCCTGATAGACCGAAGGCATATTGTCGATCTGGCCATGGCAGGTCGAGCATCCTATGCCCTTTGCGATGTGGATGCTGTGGTTAAAGTAAGTGTATTCCGGCAGGTCATGCACGCGTTCCCATTCGATCGGCGTATTGTCGCGATAGCTGGCACGAACGGGCTCAAGGTATGGGCTATCCGACCAGATCTGCGAGTGGCAGGTCATACACGTCTCGGTCGAGGGCATACCCGCCGACGCGGTCGTCTCAACCGTCGTATGGCAATAGCGGCAATCAATGCCATCGTCACCCGTGTGGTGCTTGTGGCTGAACTGCACAGGCTGCTGCTTCTCGACGTATCGTCCGGTAAGATAGGACGAGCGGGCGAGCTGTGTGTATGCGTAAAAGGCCGTTACGGCCAGTACGACGCCGAGGATCATTGTGATCTTCGCCACATTGTTCGCGCTTTTTGGAAAAAACTGGGCCATTGTTACACCTGAAAAACCCCAACCACCTCGATTCGATAGACCAATATCTTCAATTTACGAGAGTTGCAGGCCTCTAAATCGTTCGAGCTTAAATTTTCGGAGGTTTAGATCGGAAAAACTCCGAATAATTTAACTAAAGTCCGGGCAAACCGCAAGCTCTGCTCTTTACAAATTATTAACGCCAGCGTCCAAATACAACGCCCGGTCGAATTAGAACCACTGATAAGCGTGATTAACGCCTTCGAAACGGCGATACGATCCATTCATTTGCCGTTTCCGGCAATACATGCCCCGATCGCGTATGCATCCGTCCCCAATTCGCCGCTGACGATGGTCAGATCACGAAATGACGGGCCGAACGAAAGCTCGCGGGCTCGCGAAACGATCGAATCCAAAACTGAATCTCCGGCGTTCATTATCAAACCGCCGAGCACGACCCGCTCGATGTTGAGCAAATTGATCACGCTCGCGAGGGCCGAACCAATATATGTGCCGGTCCGTTCGAGCATCATCATTGCAAAATCATCGCCCTTTACCGCCGATTCGACGATCTTCTCGACCGTCAACTGCGAATCATCGAGCGAAGCAAGGTCTGAGGTAGCGTCCTGATGTATCCTGCTCACGGCACGCCGGACGATGTTCGGGCCAGATGCAACATCCTCAAGCCGAAGCCCGTCGGAATTTATAGCCACATACCCAAATTCACCCGCAAAACCCGAACTTCCGCGCCAGATATCTCCATCGAGGACGATAGCCCCGCCAATGCCGGTGCCGAGCGTTGCATAGAACATACTCGCCGCATTGCGGCCGGCCCCGAAGCGATATTCACCAAGCGCTCCGGAATTGGCGTCGTTTTCGACCGTGACGGGCTTGCCCCAAGCGTCGGCAAGCATTGCACCGATCTCGGTGCGTGAAAGCTCAGGAAATGCAGCCGAGAATTCGACCCGGTTGCGGTCATTGCTTATCAAACCCGGGACCGCGATCCCAACACGCTCGACCTCGCCGCCAACCTCCGCCAAACACTCGCGTCCAAACGCCGCGATCCGCTCCGCTATCCCAGATTCAGTGCCGAGCACCGCCTCCTTCCTGAAGACGATCTTACCCTCAGCCAGCGTCACGGCCGTAAGCCCGGCCGAACGAACGCTAATGCCAAGTGAACCGGTCTCAGAATTGGAGAGCGAGGACATAATTTCGAAGCAATTTAACTGAGAAGCAAAGGGAATTCTAGACGCTGGCATCAAGGGTGTCAAAGACCATCCCATAAGTTCAGCGGAAAAACCGAAAATGTTCTGCCGACGAAGATAACTCTTGATTAAAGCCAACCAATCGACCACAATTTGAGTCAAAGCTCTGAACTTCTTGAACAAAGGAAAATTATATGAAAAATCTAGTTCTTCGTAGTCGAACCGGGGTCGCATTCATGATCCTAGCGGTGTTCGTTTTTCAATCGGTTGCCGTCGGGCAGTCTCGCCCGCAAAGGCCGACGCCGACCGGAAACGAAAAACGCAATCAACGGCCGACGCCAAAGACCGAAGAACAGCTTAGGAAGGAAGAAGAGGAGCGGCGGCTTCAGGAGGAGATAAAGAACGCCGAGGTGATCGACGACCCGCTTCGCATTGAAACAAACATCGTCAATGTCGATGCGGTCGTTTACAACAAGAAGTCCGGCCAGATCATCACCGGCCTGAAAAAAGAGAATTTTGGGATTTTCGAGAATGGAATTAAACGCGATATCGCCGATTTCGCCACGCCTGAAGCCCCGATAACCGTTACGCTTGTCCTCGAGTACAGCAAATGGTCCGAGATGTTCGGCCGAGCATCGGGCGGTGTTTTTGAGCCCGGCATTTATGAGACCATCCGCCCGGTCGCACAGTTCATCACGCAGTTCATCAAACCGCCTGATGATTACGCCTCGGTCGTGGCTTTCGACCTTCGCCCGACACCGATCACAGACTTTACCAACGATCCGAACCGCATCCGCCAAACGGTCGATCTGCTGCTTCGTAACACGCCTGCATTTCGCGAGAACAATCTTTATGACGCGATCAAGTTCTCATTGATCGGCGGAAAAGGCGACTCCGTCGTGCTTGAGAATTCAGAAAGTCGGACGACGGAGTACGGGGGAATGGTTGACGTCCGGGCCAAGCGGCGGGCGATCATCCTCGTTGCTTCGGGCATCGATACCTTCAGCCGAACGAATTACGGCGAGATCCGCAAGGTGATCCAAGAGGCCGGAATACCGATCTACATAATTAGCACTGGCAACATGTTCTACAAGATGTATGAACACCGCCTGGAGACGACGACATCGATCACTGGAATGCCGGGAAGGATGGACTTCCTGCAGGCAAAGAACATAATGAATACCTTCGCTAGAGAATCGGGCGGAATGCACTTTGAAATGACCTTTCCCGGCGAGATCCCTGATTACCTGAACTCGATCAATGGCTTGCTCCGCAATCAATACAACATGGCCTACGAACTCGACGAAAAACATAAGCCGGGCTCGAAGCATAAGCTCGAGGTTAAGGTCGATGTAGACGGCGACGGCGTTTACGACGAAAAGAACTTCGTTGTCCAGCACCGCAGCGTTGTCCTGATCGCGAAAGAGGTTGAGAAGAAGAAATAGTGGTAGCAGGTTCGAATAGCGAATGCGGATGGACGGCCTCCGGGCCGTCTTTTGTTTAGAAAATGATTGAGTATTACCGCCTCAAACTGTTATTCTATTTGTTTACCGTTCTACGGAATTGATGAACAGAAAGATAACGGACAGTTACAAGGCAAAGCTTGCAAACGAGGAAGGTTACGTTGTGAAACACGGGGCCTCGCTTCGCATTGCTCTTTGCTACCCGAATACTTACGGGATCGGGATGGCCAACCTCGGCCTTCATACGATGTATGAGCTGTTCAACAACATTCCGGAAGTCTCTTGCGAACGCGTCTTCCTGCCCGATGCTTCAGAGCTCAAAGAATACGAAAAGTCGCGGACACCGCTGCTCTCGCTTGAGACTCAGACGCCCGTCCGTGATTTCGATGTCGTTGCATTCTCAATTTCATTCGAGACCGATTACCTCAACATGGCTCGGATGCTGCAGCTTTCGGGCATTCCGGTATGGTCCGCGAAACGCAACCATTATCACCCGCTAATCATTATGGGGGGAGCGGCATCCTTTCTTAATCCGGAGCCGATCGCAGATTTTACCGACATAATCGCCGTCGGCGAAGGCGAGATACTCGCTCACCAGCTTGTTGACGCGATCTTTGAAAACGAAACGAAGGACGAAAGTCTCGCCGCTCTTGCAGCCATCGGCCGCGGGTTTTATATTCCGTCGCTTTACGACGTCATCTACAACGACGACGGCACGGTCTTCGATTATGTTCCGAAGAAAGCGGGCGTTCCGAAGCGTGTCGGGCGGGCCCTCGCCTCGGTCAACCCGAAAGAAGGCACGCTCCGCCGGGCCCTGAAACGCGGCGAAAACGAACTTGCGGATTTTCTCGTCAACCAAGACACCTTCTGCCCCTCGACGGCAGTCTGGGCGCCCGCGGCCGAGATGGGCGACCGTCTTTTGGTCGAGATCTCTCGAGGCTGTTCTCAGGGCTGCCGGTTCTGTTGGGCTGGTTATAACTACTATCCGCCGCGGGTCGTCCCGGCAAAAGACATCCTCGCCAAGGCCGCCGAATGGCGTGGCAAGACCGACAAGATCGGCCTTGTATCGACCGCCGTTTGCGACCACCCGGAGATATCGACCATTCTCAGCGAATTGAGGGCGATGGAATATCGCATAACGGTCTCGAGCCTGCGGCTGGACCAGATTTCCGACGAACTGCTCGACGCTTTGGTCGAATCAAATGACCAGCAGATAGCCGTCGCTCCGGAAACCGGCTCCGACCGCCTCCGCCGCGTTATCAACAAAAATTTGACTAACGACGAGATCGTCGATATCTGCGGTGCTGTTTTTGACCGCGGAATGCTGACCATCAAGCTCTATATGATGGTCGGGCTTCCGACCGAAACGCAGGAAGACCTCGACGAGATGTTTGTCCTTGTCGAACGGATCAAGGACCGAATGCTCGAAGCCGGGAAACGCTTTGGCCGTGCGGGAAAGATCATCCCTTCCCTTAACGGGTTTGTGCCGAAGCCGAACACGCCGCTTCAGTGGGACGCCATTTGCGATGAACGCGAATTGAAACGCCGCATCAAATACGTCTGCAAGGGCCTGGGCCGCATCCCGAATGTGGACGTCCGCTTTATGTCCGCCCGCATCGCCCACGAACAGGCACTTTTTTCCTCCGGCGACCGCACGATCGCAAAGGTGATCGAGCGGGCTGCAGCCCTCGGTGGCGACATCGACAAGGCCCTTCGCGAGACCGGAGTCGATCCCGCTTTCCATACTTCGCGAGACCGCAGCTACGATGAATTTCTTCCGTGGTCGATCGTCGATACAGGCCTTTCGTTCGAATTTCTCAAGACCGAACACGAAAAGGCCCGAGAATCGCTCTCGAGCCTTCCTTGTCCTGCTGTTGAAAAATGTACGACCTGCGGCGTTTGCCCGACGACCTGGCTCGCCGATGCCCCTGCGGCTCTGGTTCAGATACAGCCCGCTAAGGTCCGCGAAGCTCTCGCCGTCGGCGCTTAGTTACTGCTTGGTCAGAAAACCTGTCGGCACGGCGGTGTGGTCGAATTGGTATTTGTACTTGTAGATACCAAACGGAAGAATATTGACATCGACACTGTACGAGGCTATCGCTTGGACATACTTCCCGTTATCCTTCACCTCGACAAAAGCATCAACCGGCAGGTCGTTATCCGTCGCAGCACGGCGAAGATAATCTGAAACCACATCAGCGGGCTTCAGCCTTCCAGATGTCGCCATTCCCTTTACCACTGCCGTGTCCATTTCCTGCCGGAAGCTCGCACCATTGTAGGCGACCGGAATGTAGTTAACCCCGGCGTTCCCGGCGAGAATGATGAGAACGAATACGATCAGGAACTTCACTCCTGCCCCGCCGCGTTCCGAACTGCGATCAAATTTATTGCTATTCATACGAAATACTCCTGGAAAAACAGATAAGCGAAGATCATTAACGCGTGGACTCAAGATAGGCTTTTAAGCTTGACCGCAGAAGGCCAACGGGGAAAGTTTTGTCTGATACGATCTCAGGCCGGCCGATGCCTTCGAGCAGAACCCATTCAATCGAACCGCCACGAGATTTTTTGTCATTGGAAAGGGCTGAGAGAACAGCCTCAAAGTCGATCGTGTTCACCGCCGGCAGGCCGCCGACACGATGAACAACATCGTTTAAGAAGTTTATACTATCCGGGGGCAATAATTCAAGCCTTTTTGAGAGTTCTGCAGCAAAGAGAACTCCATGCCCGACCGCCTCGCCATGTTTGAGATAACGGTAGCCGGTCGCAAGTTCAAGGGCGTGGGCGAGCGTATGCCCGAAATTCAGGATCTTTCGCGAACGATTTCCAACGTCTCCGACCGCCTCGCGGGCATCGCCTTTCACGATCAAAGCCTTAAACTTGACGTGCTCTGCGATGCCCTTCGCAAACGTTTCGCGTGTTGCTGCCTCAATGAATTTCAGGTCGCGGCCGCGGGCATCGATCATTTTTTCCGTGGTCGGGAGGAGCTTTTCGCCCGCGATCGCACCGTGCTTAACAGCTTCGAAAAGGCCGGCCGAAAGCTCACGCGGATCGAGCGTGGCGAGCACATTTACATCTGCGACGACGGCCG contains:
- a CDS encoding cytochrome c; its protein translation is MLKNNPARSVFIACLFAIAMVASGCGVRFDMQDQPRYKAYKKSDFFADGRASRDMVEGTVARGLLKENKAFYTGKIDNPDPNAQVQTSTDASGNTVVTSFPNAIDEFPIPVTKELIDRGEQRYKINCIVCHGPVGAGDGMIVRRGFVRPPSYHIDRLRGAPVGHFFDVISNGWGRMTGQKAMIPVADRWAIVAYIRTLQASQNPEQIMRMNSGTQPAATATPAPAASPAAQPNGGAN
- a CDS encoding DUF3341 domain-containing protein, which gives rise to MQKKLYGLMAEFDTATDLVDAANRVREAGYTKTDAFSPFPLHEIDEALGIKRSILPVLVFFGGLAGLCLGIGLQVFVHYIDYPMNVGGRPYLSWPAFVPPSYELTILLAGFTAVFGMLFLNGLPRPYHPVFNVPRFALASREKFFLLVEAADSKYDYDETKAFLGELKPQEVFDVEE
- the nrfD gene encoding polysulfide reductase NrfD → MSDIKEIQERIYPPMVEGDHSFGTVSDKIGDLSLKRRTPFHWYIGFAISFIVAQLLLFSVVVLLARGIGIWGNNQPVGWAFDIINFVWWIGIGHAGTLISAILLLLNQKWRTSINRFAEAMTLFAVACAAMFPLLHTGRPWLAAYWLFPYPNTMGIWPQFRSPLIWDVFAVSTYATISLLFWYVGLIPDFATLRDRAKNKFFKAVYGLLSWGWRGSARHWHRYEIAYLLLAGLSTPLVLSVHSIVSFDFAVSQLPGWHATIFPPYFVAGAIFAGFAMVLILVIPLRILYNMKDFITDTHLTYMGKVMLATGLIVVYGYAMEGFFAWYSAAEYEWFMMKNRIWEGPYWWSYWLLILCNGMSIQLLWFKKFRESAFWLFMISLVVSVGMWLERFVIIVTSLNRDFLPSSWAMYSPTVFDWSMFVGTIGFFFTLLYLFIRFVPIISIFEVRTLLPEANVHGHHQDFEENVVVVEETYDRTDPPNSEGGK
- a CDS encoding TAT-variant-translocated molybdopterin oxidoreductase, with the translated sequence MMPSQESIQNFAKLRDEILAENSGKDYWRSLEELADRPEFEEFVKGEFPIQAEEWDNSLSRRNFIKVMGASLALAGLSGCVIQPPEKIVPYVRPNEDMLPGKPLFFATAMTMGGVATGVLAKSFEGRPIKIEGNPQHPASLGATDIYAQAAILDMYDPDRSQKVMYRGAPNSWQNFVTAMRSSINENRADGGAGIRFLTPTVTSPTLQAQIRQLQTQLPNLKWVQYEPVNKDNVHEGAKLAFGSPVNTVYRFDRAMRVLSLDSDIFSGSNVRYMADFAKARRYSEENKEISRLYAIETTMTLTGAKADHRLAVKPSQMTEVAKAIAAAVGVGGASSTYTENSDWIAVMAKDLSAFRGRSLVVAGDNQPPAVHAIAHAMNAALGNVGETVVYTDPLAANADRPQIEQLSELVADIDAGRVKMLVMMGGNPVYSTPADLKLNFKRFVPEGTQDTKVPMRVHLGLHFDETAEICHWHVPEKHFLEMWSDGRAYDGTVTMTQPLIEPLYGGKSVHELTQLFFRENFEKKDYDIVREYWQTQNIGATAPAPAPVAVAANANTAANSNTNAQPSAAATPAATSAPSTFEDNWRRAVHDGFLANSAYPAKAVSANTAFLSQPAAANSGSGPLEVTILPDPSVYDGRFANNGWMQELPNPLTKITWDNVGLISPATAARLGINRSNDAREQSGGERPTAFINSHGNNMFSDVVKLTYQGQELDGVPMWIAPGQPDDVITIYMGYGRTRAGNVGTGLGYNAFQVQRSDAMTFGFGDILKTAETTTIASAQIHFNMEGRDLLRVWDVNHYEEHVTKGKQDDFKSKSMYNTPEYDKWYAENHKWAMSIDLSSCVGCNACVLACQSENNIPVVGKEQVARAREMHWMRIDTYYGGSDVSKPEGPHFQPVLCMQCEMAPCEVVCPVTATVHNPEGLNDMVYNRCVGTRYCSNNCPYKVRRFNFFLYQDWDTPQYKLMRNPEVSIRSRGVMEKCTYCTQRISEARIEAEKEGRRVRDGEVLTACQSVCPTGAIVFGDMNDPLSKVAKVKVDPRNYNLLNELNTQPRTTYLPDVKNPNPEMPGYVKPKIKKVSHAKPETAAKKEGNDGH
- a CDS encoding cytochrome c3 family protein, with product MAQFFPKSANNVAKITMILGVVLAVTAFYAYTQLARSSYLTGRYVEKQQPVQFSHKHHTGDDGIDCRYCHTTVETTASAGMPSTETCMTCHSQIWSDSPYLEPVRASYRDNTPIEWERVHDLPEYTYFNHSIHIAKGIGCSTCHGQIDNMPSVYQENTLQMEWCLACHREPEKFIRPKSEIYNMRWKDSDLSTEARVQLKQEYKIRSREMLTSCSVCHR
- a CDS encoding ROK family protein, which encodes MSSLSNSETGSLGISVRSAGLTAVTLAEGKIVFRKEAVLGTESGIAERIAAFGRECLAEVGGEVERVGIAVPGLISNDRNRVEFSAAFPELSRTEIGAMLADAWGKPVTVENDANSGALGEYRFGAGRNAASMFYATLGTGIGGAIVLDGDIWRGSSGFAGEFGYVAINSDGLRLEDVASGPNIVRRAVSRIHQDATSDLASLDDSQLTVEKIVESAVKGDDFAMMMLERTGTYIGSALASVINLLNIERVVLGGLIMNAGDSVLDSIVSRARELSFGPSFRDLTIVSGELGTDAYAIGACIAGNGK
- a CDS encoding VWA domain-containing protein translates to MKNLVLRSRTGVAFMILAVFVFQSVAVGQSRPQRPTPTGNEKRNQRPTPKTEEQLRKEEEERRLQEEIKNAEVIDDPLRIETNIVNVDAVVYNKKSGQIITGLKKENFGIFENGIKRDIADFATPEAPITVTLVLEYSKWSEMFGRASGGVFEPGIYETIRPVAQFITQFIKPPDDYASVVAFDLRPTPITDFTNDPNRIRQTVDLLLRNTPAFRENNLYDAIKFSLIGGKGDSVVLENSESRTTEYGGMVDVRAKRRAIILVASGIDTFSRTNYGEIRKVIQEAGIPIYIISTGNMFYKMYEHRLETTTSITGMPGRMDFLQAKNIMNTFARESGGMHFEMTFPGEIPDYLNSINGLLRNQYNMAYELDEKHKPGSKHKLEVKVDVDGDGVYDEKNFVVQHRSVVLIAKEVEKKK